Proteins found in one Sporosarcina sp. FSL K6-3457 genomic segment:
- a CDS encoding EAL domain-containing protein: MKTIAEFIAEANEYCRQTGMEPAELSPTTINSADTDYSVKSSGDEEIISVTRFFSGKMIELLKDIPLLIAVSDQNGVILDMVGDETIKKQVNNLGIKCGIQFTASTMGTNVVNLSLDHHWGPVEIIGESHYHHYLQSTACYGVAFKNTTTGEVLGSFVVMTDIKHQNPMITMLLATIVDSIERELVLRKQNRQLNMLHQVMMDNSQYGVITTDLDGVVLEFNIRAEILLEQKARDMIGNHVRNLRDIGKYIQAVLNEKTRYDDVYITIGQEGEDSQRFCLFDAFPIYDDSYQTIGAFAQLRDITEVYNVQQRFNFLANHDEQTGLPNRRFLTTNLTKMIEEMNNNKTNHPLAVIHLDLDRFKIVNDTLGQKDGDFVLKRIANRLASHFGENDFIARVGGDDFILLVPMNEQEDIQQIGKRLLQIFKEPFVMKGYDFHITASIGIALFPNNGRTTEELLVNADTAMFQAKKQGKNQYVLYSDELDPKSHDKILLEASLRKAIDSDELVLYYQPKINIQTKEMIGVEALVRWRHPTLGMLPPSEFVPLAEETGLITQMDAWVLRTACKQNKKWQDMGIPPFSVAINLSSNQFASDKLPDLVQTVLCDTGLKPEYIELEITETMTMDVEHAIPTLKKLNELGVKISIDDFGTGYSSMNYLTKFPIDRLKIDRSFIWNIEKNVSDSNIVITIIRMAHNLGLKVIAEGVENEKQLQFLHDHGCDEVQGFYFSEPLPVETIESGFLRIQGAVSGDK, from the coding sequence TTGAAAACAATTGCTGAATTCATTGCTGAAGCAAACGAATATTGTCGACAGACAGGAATGGAACCAGCAGAACTATCTCCTACAACAATCAATTCTGCTGATACGGATTATTCAGTAAAGTCGAGTGGAGATGAAGAGATTATTTCGGTCACGCGCTTTTTTAGCGGTAAGATGATTGAATTGTTGAAGGACATTCCATTGCTGATTGCAGTTTCAGACCAAAATGGCGTTATTCTAGACATGGTCGGGGACGAAACAATCAAAAAACAGGTGAACAATCTTGGGATAAAATGTGGTATTCAGTTTACAGCTAGTACGATGGGGACGAATGTTGTGAACCTATCACTGGATCATCACTGGGGGCCTGTCGAAATCATAGGAGAATCTCATTATCATCACTATTTGCAGTCAACGGCTTGTTATGGTGTAGCCTTTAAAAATACAACTACGGGTGAAGTGCTCGGCTCATTTGTCGTGATGACAGATATAAAGCATCAAAATCCGATGATTACGATGTTGCTCGCTACAATTGTGGACTCGATTGAAAGAGAATTAGTTTTGCGAAAACAAAATAGACAGTTGAATATGTTGCACCAAGTCATGATGGATAATAGTCAATATGGGGTCATCACAACAGATTTGGATGGCGTTGTTTTAGAATTCAATATTCGGGCCGAAATTCTTTTAGAACAAAAAGCTCGTGACATGATTGGTAATCATGTACGAAATTTGCGGGATATAGGTAAGTACATACAAGCTGTACTCAATGAAAAAACACGATATGATGACGTGTATATTACGATTGGACAAGAGGGAGAGGACTCCCAACGATTTTGTTTATTTGATGCATTCCCCATTTATGATGATAGTTATCAAACGATTGGTGCGTTTGCACAGCTACGTGATATTACAGAAGTGTACAATGTACAGCAGCGCTTCAATTTTTTAGCCAATCATGATGAGCAGACTGGATTACCAAATCGAAGATTTTTAACGACTAATTTAACAAAGATGATTGAAGAAATGAATAATAATAAGACGAATCATCCACTTGCTGTTATTCACTTAGATTTGGACCGTTTCAAGATTGTTAATGACACGTTAGGGCAAAAGGATGGAGATTTTGTTTTAAAAAGAATCGCCAATCGGTTAGCTAGTCATTTTGGAGAAAATGATTTTATAGCAAGGGTTGGTGGAGATGATTTTATCTTACTTGTTCCTATGAATGAGCAAGAGGATATCCAACAAATTGGCAAACGATTACTCCAGATATTTAAAGAGCCATTTGTTATGAAAGGCTATGATTTTCATATCACAGCAAGTATAGGGATTGCCTTATTTCCGAACAACGGTCGAACAACGGAAGAACTACTAGTTAATGCGGATACAGCGATGTTCCAAGCGAAAAAGCAAGGGAAAAATCAATATGTTCTCTATTCAGATGAATTGGATCCCAAATCACATGATAAGATTTTATTGGAAGCATCTTTGCGAAAAGCGATTGATTCGGATGAGCTTGTCCTTTATTATCAGCCGAAAATTAACATCCAAACAAAGGAAATGATTGGTGTAGAGGCATTGGTTAGATGGCGGCACCCGACGCTCGGGATGCTACCACCAAGTGAGTTTGTCCCACTTGCCGAAGAAACGGGCCTCATTACGCAAATGGATGCGTGGGTGCTACGAACCGCTTGTAAACAAAATAAGAAATGGCAAGACATGGGAATACCACCCTTTAGTGTAGCGATTAATTTATCCTCCAATCAATTTGCGAGTGACAAGCTACCCGACTTAGTTCAAACAGTTTTATGCGATACTGGATTAAAGCCTGAATACATAGAACTTGAAATTACTGAAACGATGACGATGGATGTTGAACATGCCATTCCGACATTGAAGAAATTGAATGAGCTCGGTGTTAAAATTAGTATTGATGATTTTGGTACCGGCTATAGCTCCATGAACTATTTAACGAAGTTTCCAATTGACCGGTTAAAAATTGACCGATCCTTTATTTGGAATATAGAGAAAAATGTAAGTGACTCGAATATTGTCATTACGATAATACGAATGGCTCATAACCTTGGACTAAAAGTTATTGCTGAGGGAGTCGAGAATGAAAAGCAACTTCAGTTTTTGCATGACCATGGCTGTGATGAAGTGCAGGGATTCTATTTCAGTGAACCATTGCCAGTGGAAACGATTGAATCGGGCTTTCTAAGGATTCAAGGAGCGGTAAGTGGCGACAAATAA